TCTTCGAGAAGGATTCCCGTCCCGAATGCGTTCGGGATTGCGGGAATGACAAATGACCGTTTTCCGTCATTCCGGCTTGTCCGGAATCGTTTTTGTGAACCCGAACAAGTCGAAGGATTCCCGACAAGCGGGAATGACACTGAAAATAAACATACAATTTTCAGACGCCCTGCGGTCTCTGCCTCAGGGTAGTTCACGGGAGGGCTGTATGAAACTTGGATCAATTGCCGAAAGACGCGGGTTCAGGTTCATTACTGAATTCAGGAATGAGGATGTCGAAGTTATGGGAGGATATGTCGGTGATCTTTTGAGTGATGTTATGGCAAATGCTGAAGAAGGGAACATCTGGATTACCCTCCAGACACATGTGAATATAGTGGCTGTGGCGGCGCTGAAGGGGATATCAGGTGTCGTGATCGTCAATGGAAGGAGACCTGGGACAGACACAATAAATAAAGCCGACACCGAGCGCATTCCCTTGATGATAACCGACCTGTCTGCCTTTGAGGCTGCCGGCAGACTCTATCGGATGCTCGATGCTGAAAACCTTCAGGACTGACCTCCATATCCATACATGCCTCTCACCCTGCGCCGGGATCGAGATGACCCCGAGACGGATAATTGAAGAATCCTGCAGGAAGAATATTGATATAATTGCCATTACGGATCATAACTCTTCAGAGAACGTGCCTGC
The sequence above is drawn from the bacterium BMS3Abin08 genome and encodes:
- a CDS encoding DRTGG domain protein; amino-acid sequence: MKLGSIAERRGFRFITEFRNEDVEVMGGYVGDLLSDVMANAEEGNIWITLQTHVNIVAVAALKGISGVVIVNGRRPGTDTINKADTERIPLMITDLSAFEAAGRLYRMLDAENLQD